The following are encoded together in the Brassica napus cultivar Da-Ae chromosome A9, Da-Ae, whole genome shotgun sequence genome:
- the LOC111200788 gene encoding uncharacterized protein LOC111200788 produces the protein MWRKLLKYRDKAKDFHRVEVKNGQASSFWYDAWSDMGRLLDLTGARGCVDMEISLKASVANAVSQRPRRHRSDFYTMIEEAIYKQRSKMKTREDVSVWKFTADVFKPRFSTCNTWLLLRSPAPIVSWHSSVWFLHTTPIEVCLHGVASSAQ, from the coding sequence ATGTGGCGAAAACTCTTGAAATATAGAGATAAGGCAAAGGATTTCCATCGTGTGGAGGTGAAGAATGGTCAAGCCTCCTCGTTCTGGTACGATGCTTGGTCTGATATGGGTCGTCTATTGGATCTCACGGGAGCTAGAGGATGTGTAGACATGGAGATTTCTCTGAAGGCAAGTGTTGCAAATGCTGTTTCGCAACGGCCAAGGCGACATCGATCAGATTTCTACACTATGATTGAGGAAGCAATTTATAAACAGCGTAGTAAGATGAAAACAAGAGAGGATGTTTCGGTATGGAAGTTTACTGCGGACGTTTTCAAACCAAGGTTCAGCACCTGCAACACATGGTTGCTTCTTAGAAGCCCTGCCCCTATTGTTAGTTGGCATTCCAGTGTCTGGTTCCTTCACACAACACCGATCGAAGTATGCCTTCATGGCGTGGCTAGCAGTGCACAATAG